Below is a genomic region from Rhizobium sp. 9140.
CGGCCTCATTGCCACCATCGGCTTGGCATTCATCGCACCCTTCGTGGTCAAGGTGGCGCTGGTCTTCGGGCCACGCGAATATTTCGCGCTGATGGTTCTCGCCTTCGTCACCGTATCGTCCGCCTTCGGGGATTCCACACTGCGCGGGCTGACCTCGCTCTTCATCGGCTTTGCCCTTGCCATCGTCGGCATCGACCAGCTGACCGGCCAGGCCCGTATGAGCTTCGGTGTGCCGGATCTGCTCGATGGCATCGAGGTGACGACGCTCGCCGTCGCCCTCTTCGCCATCGGCGAGACGCTCTACATCGCCGCACAGGGCGCGACGGGGCCGGACAAGGTTGAGGCCGTCAAGGGATCGGTGTGGATGACCAAGCAGGACTGGGCACGTTCCTGGAAGCCCTGGCTGCGCGGTACGTTGATCGGCTTCCCGATCGGCGCCATGCCGGCCGGTGGTGCCGAAATCGGCACCTTCCTCTCCTACGCTACCGAAAAGCGATTGACGAAGCATCCGGAAGAATTCGGGCATGGTGCGATCGAAGGTGTCGCCGGACCGGAGGCCGCCAACAATGCGTCCGCCGCTGGCACCCTGGTGCCGCTTCTGACGCTCGGCCTGCCCACAACGGCCACCGCCGCCATCATGCTCGCCGGCTTCCAGCAATACGGCCTGCAGCCAGGCCCGCTTTTGTTTGCGACCAACCCCCAGCTCGTCTGGGGCCTCATCGCCTCGCTGCTGATCGCCAATTTCATGCTGCTCGTCCTCAACCTGCCGCTGGTGGGCCTCTGGGTAAAGCTGCTGACGATCCCGAAGCCCTGGCTCTATGCTGGCATCCTGCTGTTTGCGACGCTCGGCACCATCGGCGCCAATCCGTCCGTCTTCGAACTCGGCATGCTGCTCGGCTTCGGTCTCCTCGGCTACATCATGCGCATCCTCGGTTATCCCATCGCGCCTGTGGTCGTTGGCCTTATTCTCGGGCCGCTTGCCGAACAGCAGCTCCGTCGGGCTCTGGCCATCAGCCAGGGCGATCCGAGCGTGCTCTTCACCTCGCCGATCGCAGCCGTGCTGCTGACCATCGCAGCGCTGGCCCTGATCGTACCGTTGATCCTGCGCGCGCGCGGACGCGGACAGGTGCTCTCGCAACTGGCCGCCAGCGAAGACTGATCCGAGGCTTCATCCCGGATAATATGGAATGGCCGGATGCTCCCTTGGGACGCCCGGCCAATCCCATTTTCGGCTTGCGATGGTGATCCTATAATCGGTTTAATTCCGACGATACTTGTCTCCGCAAACGTCTTAACGGGGCCGTGGCAAAGTAATATCTTCTTAAGACATCCGTATTGCTTGCCACGCATGGCTGCAATGAACACTTGTGCATTGTGAAAGAGGCTCCGGAGGCCCATCTTCAGGTCACAGAACATGAGATCAGGAGACGAAGACAATGACCAGCAAGCGTAACATTTTCGGCCGTGCCTTTGCCGTTATCGGCGCTGCATCCGCAGCCGCAGCAGCCATCGAAGGCGGCCGTCGTCCGCAGGCCCGCGACCTCAACACCCTCGGCATCGACCCGACCAGCTTCCCGGCTCCCTATCGCCGCGGCTGATACGACGCTACTGCCGACAGGTCGTCGCAGTAAAAGATTTCGCTTGGGATCATTCATCCCGGGCTGCAAAAAGCCCGCAGGTCCATGACGGACCGGCGGGCTTTGCTTTTGGGGGATGGTGCGTAGACGAGACGTCCCTTCCCACCAAGCCCACCGTCTCGGTCACAGCCTATAAAAAAGCCGCGGTCCTTTCGAACCGCGGTCTGTCTGCGAGAAGATGGCCGGCGATCTTCGCCGCCAGCCTCGAAATCAATGCGGGGCGACAGCGTCGGCCCCGAGCGGGTGGTGCTTCTTGTTGTACCGGATGGACGACCAGAGAGCGATGCCGATCAGCGTTGCGCCGCCGAGACCGGTGATGACCTCCGGGATATGGACCAGCGTCTGGACGTACATGATCACGGACAGGATCAGGATTGCGTAGAACGCGCCATGTTCCAGGTAGCGATATTCCGCAAGCGTGCCCTTCTCCACCAGCATGATCGTCATGGAGCGCACATACATGGCGCCGATGCCGAGACCGATGGCGATCACGAAGAGGTTCTGCGTCAGCGCAAAGGCGCCGATGACGCCGTCGAACGAGAAGCTGGCATCGAGCACTTCGAGATAGATGAACGCGCCGAGGCCGCCCTTCGCCGCTTCGCTCATGGTCTTCTGCGAGGCGTCGAGCAGACCGCCGATGACTTCCACCACGAGGAAGGTGACAAGGCCGTAAATGGCCGAGAAGACGAAGGTCGTGCTCTCGATATCCGGCGTTGCCGCATCGTCCGGAATCAGCGCGGAGAAGGCGAGGATCAGGATGAGGACGAAGGCGATTTCGACGCCCTTGATGCTGGCCGCCGCCGACAGACGCTTCTCGATGAAGGAGATCCAGTGGATCTTCTTGTCATGGTCGAAGAAGTAGGACAGGCCGACCATCATCAGGAAGGTGCCGCCAAACGCTGCGATCGGCAGGTGTGCGTCGTTCATGATGCGCGCATATTCGTCGGGACGTGCGGCAGCGAGAATGATGGCATCGACCGGGCCGATACCCGCCGCGATCACCACGATCAGCAGCGGGAAGACGATCCGCATGCCGAAGACGGCGATGAGAATGCCCCAGGTCAGGAACCGCTGCTGCCAGATCGGCGTCATGTCCTTGAGCTTGTTGGCATTGACGATGGCGTTGTCGAAGGAGAGCGAAATTTCGAGCACGGCGAGGACCGTGCAGATGAAGAAGACGGTCGCCATGCCGCCGATCGTACCGGTCTCGTTCCAGCCGAGCCAGGCGCCGAGCGCAAGACCGAGGCCGGTGACGATGAAGGCCCAGGTGAAATAGCTGAGCGTCGATGTCTGGGTGGAGGTGTTCATGCGCCCGCCCTCCCGCTGGCAGCGACGTTCGCTCCGGTGCTGATCGGAGCAGGAGTGACAGAAAGCGATGCCATGCCCGCATGGGTACGCATCGTCAGAAAGACGTTCTTTGTCATGGGAATTTACATCCGCCGGCTCGGTGTGCTGGCGGTACCGACATCGCGAGAGCGCCGTTAAAACTCTCGCCAGAGGGGCCCGGCACCAAGTTCGTCCCGCGCGAGTGTCGATGTCGTATGCGCGGGATTGCTGAACTAATTAGCCATCCCACCTGCCGCGTCAAGATGTCACCCGCACAGCGAGGAAACTCATTTCCTTTTATCATGAAGCCATCGCCAAGCGGCACTGGATCGCTCGCACCTTTTATGGCAACAGACAGAGCCTCTTGCAGCGCCCGATCGAGCCCGCATCGGCCCCATTCCCGATCATGCCGCTGAGCGCTCTGCCATGCCGTCCACCGCCCCTGCGAAACCGTCCGCCCTCCAGAAAGGTTCAGCCAGCCTGGGCATCGTCTTCATGCTTCTGGGCATGCTGATGTTTTCGCTGAACGACACAATGGGGAAATGGCTGGTCGAGACCTATCCGGTCCTGCAATTGATGGCGATCCGCAGCATTGCCGCGCTTCTCGTGCTGCTGCCGCTCGTTCTCCGCCGCGGCATTATGACGGTGGTTCGGGTCGAGCGTCCCGGGCTGCAGGCCCTGCGCGCGCTGCTGTTTGCCATCGACGCGACCGCCTTCTACTTCGCCGTCGGCTACATGCCACTCGCCGATGCGATGATCTACTGGCTTGCGGCCCCCATCTATGTCGCGGCGCTGTCGCCCTTCCTGCTCGGCGAAAAGGTCGGCTGGCGGCGCTGGACCGCGATCCTCATCGGCTTTGCCGGCGTGCTCATCGCGCTCGATCCATCGCGCGAAAGCCTGTCGATGCCCGCACTGGTCGCGCTCTTCGGCAGCGCCTGCTTTGCCTTTGCCATCATGCTCGGCCGCACGCTGCGCACCACGCCGGATACGACGCTGGTCGTCTGGCAGTTCGTCGGCTCGCTGGTCTTCTCGCTCATCGGCGTCGCCGTCGTCCCCGGCAGCTGGAAGCCGCTCGATCCCGCGACGATCCTGCTTCCGGCCCTTCTCGGCGTCGTCGCCATGCTCGCCCACGTTCTCGTCAGCCGCTCTCTGAAGCTTGCGGATGCCGCGACCGTCGTTCC
It encodes:
- a CDS encoding tripartite tricarboxylate transporter permease, which codes for MSTFEFLLQGIAIAMQPMNLLYALVGVTLGTAVGVLPGIGPALTVALLLPVTYRLDPAGSLIMFAGIYYGGMYGGSTTSILLNTPGESASIVTALEGNKMARKGRGGPALATAAIGSFVAGLIATIGLAFIAPFVVKVALVFGPREYFALMVLAFVTVSSAFGDSTLRGLTSLFIGFALAIVGIDQLTGQARMSFGVPDLLDGIEVTTLAVALFAIGETLYIAAQGATGPDKVEAVKGSVWMTKQDWARSWKPWLRGTLIGFPIGAMPAGGAEIGTFLSYATEKRLTKHPEEFGHGAIEGVAGPEAANNASAAGTLVPLLTLGLPTTATAAIMLAGFQQYGLQPGPLLFATNPQLVWGLIASLLIANFMLLVLNLPLVGLWVKLLTIPKPWLYAGILLFATLGTIGANPSVFELGMLLGFGLLGYIMRILGYPIAPVVVGLILGPLAEQQLRRALAISQGDPSVLFTSPIAAVLLTIAALALIVPLILRARGRGQVLSQLAASED
- a CDS encoding DUF475 domain-containing protein — encoded protein: MNTSTQTSTLSYFTWAFIVTGLGLALGAWLGWNETGTIGGMATVFFICTVLAVLEISLSFDNAIVNANKLKDMTPIWQQRFLTWGILIAVFGMRIVFPLLIVVIAAGIGPVDAIILAAARPDEYARIMNDAHLPIAAFGGTFLMMVGLSYFFDHDKKIHWISFIEKRLSAAASIKGVEIAFVLILILAFSALIPDDAATPDIESTTFVFSAIYGLVTFLVVEVIGGLLDASQKTMSEAAKGGLGAFIYLEVLDASFSFDGVIGAFALTQNLFVIAIGLGIGAMYVRSMTIMLVEKGTLAEYRYLEHGAFYAILILSVIMYVQTLVHIPEVITGLGGATLIGIALWSSIRYNKKHHPLGADAVAPH
- a CDS encoding DMT family transporter; its protein translation is MPSTAPAKPSALQKGSASLGIVFMLLGMLMFSLNDTMGKWLVETYPVLQLMAIRSIAALLVLLPLVLRRGIMTVVRVERPGLQALRALLFAIDATAFYFAVGYMPLADAMIYWLAAPIYVAALSPFLLGEKVGWRRWTAILIGFAGVLIALDPSRESLSMPALVALFGSACFAFAIMLGRTLRTTPDTTLVVWQFVGSLVFSLIGVAVVPGSWKPLDPATILLPALLGVVAMLAHVLVSRSLKLADAATVVPLQYTLLFWAVVFGWIFFGDTPRPTVIIGAALIVASGLFIFFREQTLKEFHPADE